The Vespa velutina chromosome 4, iVesVel2.1, whole genome shotgun sequence genome has a window encoding:
- the LOC124948938 gene encoding CCAAT/enhancer-binding protein-like isoform X2 — MESPVMYDSGAHQAQVQGAADPKKSQQQQQTSSVVSKVSGSKASLHQQYAEHCAAAGELTDLNTPEISLDLQHLIDDSHFNDGLLDMLGASNGAVKHVRTTGYPRTTLAYMPQPVHSGASYHQGSNSCSDSNSSSSESPSIKEEPLDPADYRRHCPQYPPAGYSPVTNGPFANGGPTFTTLTPSTVPGGHPGAPVHQPPPRAGQTTGQTAGGPIKPVMAHQHHAAAAAAAAAAAVARKQTKAIDKASDEYRRRRERNNIAVRKSREKAKVRSRETEEKVKLLVKDNDLLKKRIELLTEELNVLRSLFSSVGVVPEQLHREISRHLDQFQQHAVGPM, encoded by the exons ATGGAATCTCCGGTCATGTACGATTCGGGGGCCCACCAGGCCCAGGTGCAGGGGGCGGCCGATCCGAAGAAGTCTCAG cagcagcagcagacTAGCTCGGTCGTGAGCAAGGTGTCGGGAAGCAAAGCGAGTTTGCATCAACAATACGCGGAACACTGTGCTGCGGCGGGCGAACTTACGGACCTGAATACTCCCGAGATATCGCTCGATCTTCAGCATCTAATCGACGACAGTCACTTCAACGACGGTCTCTTGGACATGTTAGGTGCGAGCAATGGTGCCGTAAAACACGTTAGGACGACCGGCTACCCACGTACTACCCTAGCATATATGCCCCAACCAGTTCACAGTGGGGCAAGTTATCATCAGGGAAGTAACAGCTGTAGCGATAGCAACAGTTCGAGCTCGGAATCACCTAGCATCAAAGAGGAACCACTGGACCCAGCGGACTACCGGCGTCACTGCCCTCAATACCCACCAGCCGGTTACAGTCCTGTCACAAACGGTCCCTTCGCCAATGGCGGTCCTACCTTCACAACGTTAACACCGAGCACCGTGCCCGGAGGACATCCTGGTGCACCGGTTCACCAACCACCACCTAGAGCTGGACAAACCACCGGCCAAACTGCCGGTGGACCTATCAAACCGGTAATGGCCCATCAGCATCATGCGGCTGCTGCAGCAGCCGCAGCAGCAGCCGCCGTTGCCAGGAAACAGACCAAGGCCATCGACAAGGCCAGCGACGAGTATAGGAGACGACGGGAGAGAAACAACATTGCTGTGAGAAAAAGTCGCGAAAAAGCGAAGGTACGCTCGCGTGAAACCGAGGAGAAGGTGAAACTCCTCGTCAAGGACAACGATCTTCTCAAGAAAAGGATCGAACTTCTGACCGAGGAACTCAACGTCTTACGTTCGCTCTTCAGCAGCGTCGGAGTCGTACCCGAGCAACTTCATCGTGAAATCTCCAGGCATCTCGACCAATTCCAACAGCACGCCGTCGGACCCATGTAG
- the LOC124948938 gene encoding CCAAT/enhancer-binding protein-like isoform X1, with translation MESPVMYDSGAHQAQVQGAADPKKSQVLNNNNNNNTANNNNNNNNNHQNNNNSALQVNHNHNHNQQQQQQTSSVVSKVSGSKASLHQQYAEHCAAAGELTDLNTPEISLDLQHLIDDSHFNDGLLDMLGASNGAVKHVRTTGYPRTTLAYMPQPVHSGASYHQGSNSCSDSNSSSSESPSIKEEPLDPADYRRHCPQYPPAGYSPVTNGPFANGGPTFTTLTPSTVPGGHPGAPVHQPPPRAGQTTGQTAGGPIKPVMAHQHHAAAAAAAAAAAVARKQTKAIDKASDEYRRRRERNNIAVRKSREKAKVRSRETEEKVKLLVKDNDLLKKRIELLTEELNVLRSLFSSVGVVPEQLHREISRHLDQFQQHAVGPM, from the coding sequence ATGGAATCTCCGGTCATGTACGATTCGGGGGCCCACCAGGCCCAGGTGCAGGGGGCGGCCGATCCGAAGAAGTCTCAGGTGCtgaataacaacaataataacaacactgcgaataataataacaacaacaataacaatcatcaaaacaacaacaattcCGCCTTACAAGTTAATCACAATCACAATCACaatcaacagcagcagcagcagacTAGCTCGGTCGTGAGCAAGGTGTCGGGAAGCAAAGCGAGTTTGCATCAACAATACGCGGAACACTGTGCTGCGGCGGGCGAACTTACGGACCTGAATACTCCCGAGATATCGCTCGATCTTCAGCATCTAATCGACGACAGTCACTTCAACGACGGTCTCTTGGACATGTTAGGTGCGAGCAATGGTGCCGTAAAACACGTTAGGACGACCGGCTACCCACGTACTACCCTAGCATATATGCCCCAACCAGTTCACAGTGGGGCAAGTTATCATCAGGGAAGTAACAGCTGTAGCGATAGCAACAGTTCGAGCTCGGAATCACCTAGCATCAAAGAGGAACCACTGGACCCAGCGGACTACCGGCGTCACTGCCCTCAATACCCACCAGCCGGTTACAGTCCTGTCACAAACGGTCCCTTCGCCAATGGCGGTCCTACCTTCACAACGTTAACACCGAGCACCGTGCCCGGAGGACATCCTGGTGCACCGGTTCACCAACCACCACCTAGAGCTGGACAAACCACCGGCCAAACTGCCGGTGGACCTATCAAACCGGTAATGGCCCATCAGCATCATGCGGCTGCTGCAGCAGCCGCAGCAGCAGCCGCCGTTGCCAGGAAACAGACCAAGGCCATCGACAAGGCCAGCGACGAGTATAGGAGACGACGGGAGAGAAACAACATTGCTGTGAGAAAAAGTCGCGAAAAAGCGAAGGTACGCTCGCGTGAAACCGAGGAGAAGGTGAAACTCCTCGTCAAGGACAACGATCTTCTCAAGAAAAGGATCGAACTTCTGACCGAGGAACTCAACGTCTTACGTTCGCTCTTCAGCAGCGTCGGAGTCGTACCCGAGCAACTTCATCGTGAAATCTCCAGGCATCTCGACCAATTCCAACAGCACGCCGTCGGACCCATGTAG
- the LOC124948367 gene encoding longitudinals lacking protein-like, translated as MAGEQQQFFLKWNDFQSNMVSSFKHLRDEKSFTDVTLACDGQTCKAHKMVLSACSPYFKSLLEENPSKHPIIILKDVAYSHLQAILEFMYAGEVNVSQDQLPAFLKTADRLKVKGLAEAPGAIKREG; from the exons ATGGCAGGAGAACaacaacaattttttcttaaatggaATGATTTCCAATCCAATATGGTATCATCATTTAAACATTTGAGAGACGAAAAAAGCTTTACAGATGTAACGTTAGCTTGCGATGGGCAAACTTGTAAAGCTCATAAAATGGTGTTATCGGCTTGTAGTCCCTATTTTAAATCCCTATTAGAG GAGAATCCGTCCAAACATcccattataattttaaaggaTGTCGCTTATAGTCATCTTCAAGCGATTCTGGAATTCATGTATGCAGGTGAAGTAAATGTTTCACAGGATCAACTACCAGCCTTTCTTAAGACCGCAGATCGACTCAAAGTTAAAGGATTAGCTGAAGCGCCAGGTGCCATTAAAAGggaaggttaa
- the LOC124948366 gene encoding uncharacterized protein LOC124948366 isoform X2 has translation MVLKKNIRKLMPITIPIFAEPPRKVTDLSEISTPNFKESQLTKNRSIGWNMQSSFYEECMHKADNIEYDDDSNSIYDADQPFSPRYPVFSFDKFSST, from the exons atggttttaaaaaaaaatattcgaa AACTTATGCCTATAACAATACCTATATTTGCTGAACCACCAAGGAAAGTAACTGATTTATCAGAAATATCTACACCTAATTTCAAAGAATCCCaattaacaaaaaatcgaTCAATAGGATGGAATATGC aatcttctttttatgaaGAATGTATGCATAAGGCTGATAATATCGAGTACGATGATGATTCGAATTCCATTTATGATGCAGATCAGCCTTTTTCTCCAAGATATCCagttttttcatttgataaattCTC ATCCACCTAA
- the LOC124948366 gene encoding uncharacterized protein LOC124948366 isoform X3 — translation MIDHLPIELMPITIPIFAEPPRKVTDLSEISTPNFKESQLTKNRSIGWNMQSSFYEECMHKADNIEYDDDSNSIYDADQPFSPRYPVFSFDKFSST, via the exons ATGATCGATCATCTACCGATAG AACTTATGCCTATAACAATACCTATATTTGCTGAACCACCAAGGAAAGTAACTGATTTATCAGAAATATCTACACCTAATTTCAAAGAATCCCaattaacaaaaaatcgaTCAATAGGATGGAATATGC aatcttctttttatgaaGAATGTATGCATAAGGCTGATAATATCGAGTACGATGATGATTCGAATTCCATTTATGATGCAGATCAGCCTTTTTCTCCAAGATATCCagttttttcatttgataaattCTC ATCCACCTAA